In Balearica regulorum gibbericeps isolate bBalReg1 unplaced genomic scaffold, bBalReg1.pri S39, whole genome shotgun sequence, a single window of DNA contains:
- the LOC142599696 gene encoding putative RNA-binding protein 19, with translation MNYKKKDLSAWFLFQQLEEDETFQEFLVVYQKRSQVATWANDTLAEEPKKRKSKAAADYLNFDSHESEELSEEEDGNGNEPSEDEKETQAKKGEKAAATSKDLSDMDYLKSKVVKDSSSSSSTEEETGSEEVEEEGESEEDSGIAETIGTHAD, from the exons atgaattacaaaaagaaaga CTTGTctgcttggtttctttttcaacaGCTGGAAGAAGATGAAACATTCCAGGAGTTCTTGGTGGTTTACCAGAAACGGTCTCAAGTGGCCACTTGGGCTAATGACACTTTGGCAGAGGAGCCCAAGAAGAGAAAATCAAAGGCAGCAGCCGATTATCTCAACTTTGATTCACACGAGTCTGAGGAGCtgagtgaggaggaggatgggaatgggaatgaACCCTCTGAAGATGAGAAGGAAACGCAAG caaagaaaggagagaaggcgGCAGCTACCAGCAAAGACCTCTCGGATATGGATTACCTGAAATCTAAAGTGGTGAAGGattcttcctcctcatccagTACAGAGGAGGAAACAGGTAGTGAGGAGGTGGAAGAGGAAGGCGAGAGCGAGGAGGATTCGGGCATTGCAGAAACCATTGGCACCCACGCAGATTAA
- the LOC142599684 gene encoding class II histocompatibility antigen, M alpha chain-like has translation MGVPVADVFLVRPLVLGEPNTLVCLVGNVFPPAVEISWQLDGVPVTQEVTHTHYTPTANLAFVRFSYLPVTPSASDVYTCMVTHEGDNSSVIAYWVPQTPNPSEVLEMALCGAAMALGILLGLLGIAMILAARRRAHG, from the exons atgg GTGTCCCAGTGGCCGACGTCTTCCTGGTGCGACCGCTGGTGTTGGGTGAACCCAACACGCTGGTGTGTCTGGTGGGAAACGTCTTCCCGCCAGCAGTGGAGATCAGTTGGCAGCTGGATGGGGTCCCTGTCACCCAAGAGGTCACCCACACCCACTACACCCCCACGGCCAACCTGGCCTTTGTCCGATTCTCCTACCTGCCGGTGACGCCCAGCGCTAGTGATGTCTACACCTGCATGGTCACCCATGAAGGGGACAACTCCTCCGTCATTGCCTACTGGG TGCCCCAAACCCCCAACCCCTCCGAGGTGCTGGAGATGGCGCTGTGCGGTGCTGCCATGGCTCTGGGCatcctcctggggctgctcgGCATCGCCATGATCCTGGCGGCACGCCGGAGAGCCCACG GTTGA